One region of Amphiprion ocellaris isolate individual 3 ecotype Okinawa chromosome 9, ASM2253959v1, whole genome shotgun sequence genomic DNA includes:
- the LOC111577053 gene encoding uncharacterized protein LOC111577053 isoform X3, whose translation MDSFLFFPLSDLVHTICLCLVQRPSTFIQLATMTTEASAVSEADTEGKQKTSGAEPEPESKQKPEAAASDPEGEQSSKKAQEQASEPGPADVATSPEEEQLKPRTRTSAGKGLSRLFSNFLKRRSQCSEGEGFEAEKAREEKADKEEKADKAEEEKVEEVKSDDKEAKAEEEKTEVTEAKKKEEKVEEKEEKKKVEEKVEKKGSKKKKKEAKKKAEEKDEEKVTKEETKKKEETLKKKEEAKEEEKPTVEKEEKQETKEEEEEKKETAEVKDKGVEAGKKQEEKVDKKVAKKKEKEEKVKKKEEEKAKRKAEEEERIKKREEEKAKKKEEEKAREAEKAKKKEEEKVKKKEEEKAKEEKAKKEEEKAKEEKAKKKEEEKIKELKKKEEQKTKEEPKKKEEEKVKEEVKKKEKEEEKTEEKPKKEEEKGKKKGKNKGKKEEKEVKGSSEEQVKAPIAAPEPELKTEPEAEQAPDQHSDQHSVSSAEIQPAQEEGKGEAVIKKEPEVVEEVRKEDVEEKVEEPAEQQQEEEAAKGEEKATEQAKKEKPVKEKKTEKKTEEAKGSKRQKTMQCKVTLLDDTQFECELDKHAKGQELLTKVCDHVNLVEKDYFGLANWETPTNKTWLEPTKEIRKQVSGAVYEFTFNVKFYPPDPAQLTEDLTRYFLCLQLRKDIMRGVLPCSFVTLSLLGSYTAQSELGEYDPELHGSDYVKDLSLAPGQNKELEEKVMELHRTYRSMSPAQADMLFLENAKKLAMYGVDLHQAKDLDGVDITLGVCSSGLMVYKDKLRINRFPWPKVLKISYKRSSFFIKIRPSEQEQYESTIGFKLPNYKASKKLWKVCVEHHTFFRVSTVEPPSSRRFLVLGSKFRYSGRTQAQTRQASSMIDRPAPRFTRSASKRLSRNLDGAGDETLQFLQQLSSPIRSEEDDWSLVIASDKPQPSLDFSARGESEQAFTQSWEEGQSVRTVTVTWQSSDTGNMASETQTVSQPWQELATDGQQQRRKEDEWSELLHGHPPFPFVPPFDLVKQPAKLSLVKMSSMDRLLQPALTQQDDWFLYFDRMFRLSSTERVEKPTLSPVAQLQEEEQIMYVTEQELITQEVTERMQETVILADKMKEAVVLEGKLREVRNLEERLEVMDEMAVKLRLAIEKELGKEEVEKLMQEEREMEQEQQMQTKRVTQTLVRKSVRKTETKEGEVDELEDQIKEVFLKGLLDEEAEEAVVRQESVEEVTGDENLLDDSMREKLRQIEKEWQDEVEEKFGSPDVVGTTSVVSFQKVECKTVRKVTIVEDGEQQDVQVQSGETSEERLEKQDLWRKTDLVVERTLKEATERLQAPEFEDLWFILFDRPPYKAVFKPPVVPTVQRAQVDEGEYFTSETEIKTLEAKTEIIIEEKQIEEEVSHVPEIQQPQSVTERVDDWFVLLDVIPKETPYVPPVVSKDRAKIDDESFISVAATVEVEVSKEVVVEERKMIEETPRYLQETPAEPVAIRDDDWFVLLDVLPREATYVPPVVVAKQVSPEDRVSLIEVSAVQQREKRVAIVVTEAEIQQKLSEKQVVAPLQSVKEREDDWFVLLDVPIRESAFEPPVTVSEYVELYERESISTAVESTREVVIQETVVQKKDIKPPKQVIPEQQIFQPVVEREDDWFLLLDVVSKETSYVPPVSVPLPTKIYPVISTEVKRIEQKVQTDIDQIRPQVSQPLPDRDDDWFVLFDAVREKAVIVPTVTPVKIILDVKKAFEAEVTTTETRTWKKTIIGMDSRQDEARLSEIRPSQIAPLSERQGGDNWFILFDMIREKPVVMPPVTVVRRVVDVVTPAEPKPKFIMEDVRPSVKLVEVKPQESRKVDDDWFVLLDVAAKLPVAVDEHVRMYPEVQPAKKIAVREQRVQQRVTIVKEVWQQEYEIQQKPHPAVREVEDDWFVLLDVAPKKSVAVAERIQFPAAVRAPAAVATKRITISETRPQFEKRILEERRPVTRTHVSDDWFVLLDVGLKESVVSTQRGTRPVSAPVFSHAALMEAGIPMATLDQPQTSTPIKTSMEERKLEVTVEAVEPSKIEAEVKPAVWRDQRGSSLISAVNGDIQHEMTSSEVVRMRKEFDKPQEDLLRHHASISELKRNFMEAVPETRPSEWDKRLSTHSPFRTLGINGQPLPSADGPPLVQTQTVTITAASNLLSSGISTTEVPIVPTKTFTYESSKVTVDGTDEDKDGTSESQTITSETTSGTTVTTTTTHISKVVKSGSSETRVEKRIVITADSDIDQDKGKHGGASAL comes from the exons ATGgactcttttctgtttttccctcTGTCTGACCTGGTCCACACCATCTGCCTGTGTCTTGTGCAACGACCTTCTACATTCATACAAC TGGCTACCATGACAACAGAGGCAAGCGCGGTGAGCGAGGCGGACACTGAGGGCAAGCAGAAGACCAGCGGCGCCGAACCCGAACCGGAGAGCAAGCAGAAGCCGGAGGCGGCGGCGTCCGATCCGGAGGGGGAGCAGTCGAGCAAGAAGGCCCAGGAGCAGGCCTCCGAGCCTGGACCCGCAGACGTCGCTACCTCCCCCGAGGAGGAGCAGCTGAAGCCTCGCACCAGAACCTCCGCCGGAAAGGGCCTGTCCCGGCTCTTCTCCAATTTCCTCAAGCGCCGCTCGCAGTGCTCCGAGGGAGAGGGCTTCGAGGCGGAGAAAGCCAGAGAGGAAAAGGCGGACAAAGAGGAAAAAGCTGACAAAGCAGAGGAAGAGAAGGTGGAAGAGGTGAAAAGTGACGACAAGGAGGCTAAAGCTGAGGAGGAAAAAACCGAGGTCACGGAAgcgaagaagaaagaagaaaaagtagaagaaaaagaggaaaaaaagaaagtggaaGAAAAGGTTGAGAAGAAaggaagtaaaaagaaaaagaaagaagccaAGAAGAAAGCAGAGGAGAAGGATGAGGAGAAAGTGACCAAGGAGGAGAcgaaaaagaaggaggagacgttgaaaaagaaagaggaagcaaaagaggaggagaagccgACTgtagagaaggaggaaaaacaggagacaaaagaagaagaagaagaaaagaaggagacTGCTGAAGTTAAAGACAAGGGGGTGGAGGCTGGAaagaaacaggaggaaaaagTTGACAAGAAGGTggcaaagaagaaagaaaaagaggaaaaggtgaagaagaaggaggaggagaaggcgaaaaggaaagcagaggaagaggagaggataAAAAAGCGAGAAGAAGAGAAAgcaaagaagaaggaggaagaaaaagccAGAGAGGCCGAAAAAgcgaagaagaaagaggaggaaaaggtgaaaaagaaggaggaggagaaggcgaaagaggaaaaggcaaaaaaggaggaggagaaggcgaaagaggaaaaggcaaaaaagaaggaagaggagaaaataaaggagttgaaaaagaaagaagagcagAAAACGAAAGAGGAGcccaaaaagaaagaagaggagaaggtgAAGGAAGaggtgaagaagaaggaaaaggaggaggagaagacggAAGAAAAACcgaagaaggaagaggagaaagggaagaaaaagggtaaaaacaaaggaaagaaggaggagaaggaggtgaaAGGATCGAGTGAGGAGCAGGTGAAAGCGCCGATCGCTGCTCCGGAGCCTGAGCTGAAAACTGAACCTGAAGCTGAACAGGCTCCAGATCAGCACTCAGATCAGCACTCGGTGAGCAGCGCAGAGATACAG CCAGCTcaagaggagggaaaaggagaAGCTGTGATAAAGAAGGAGCCTGAAGTGGTGGAAGAAGTGAGAAAGGAAGACGTGGAGGAGAAAGTGGAAGAACcggcagagcagcagcaggaggaggaagcagcaaaaggagaggaaaaggcaaCAGAGCAGGCGAAGAAAGAGAAGCCCGTGAAAGAGAAGAAGACGGAAAAGAAGACGGAAGAGGCTAAAGGCTCGAAACGTCAGAAAACCATGCAATGCAAAGTCACCTTACTGGACGACACTCAGTTTGAGTGCGAGCTTGAT AAACATGCTAAAGGCCAAGAACTCCTCACAAAGGTGTGCGACCATGTCAACCTGGTGGAGAAGGATTACTTTGGCCTTGCAAACTGGGAAACTCCAACCAACAAG ACGTGGTTGGAACCCACCAAAGAGATCCGGAAACAGGTTTCAGGTGCTGTCTATGAGTTTACATTCAACGTCAAGTTCTACCCTCCAGATCCAGCACAGCTCACTGAAGACCTCACCAG GTACTTTCTCTGTCTCCAGCTGAGGAAGGACATCATGCGAGGTGTTCTCCCCTGTTCCTTCGTCACGCTGTCCCTGCTGGGCTCCTACACGGCCCAGTCAGAGCTAGGGGAATACGACCCAGAGCTCCATGGATCGGACTACGTAAAAGACCTGAGCCTGGCCCCCGGACAAAACAAGGAGCTGGAGGAAAAAGTGATGGAGCTGCACCGCACATACAG GTCAATGAGCCCAGCACAAGCAGATATGTTGTTTCTTGAAAATGCCAAGAAACTTGCCATGTATGGAGTTGACCTGCACCAAGCCAAG GATCTTGATGGTGTTGACATCACGTTGGGGGTTTGCTCCAGCGGTTTGATGGTTTACAAGGACAAGCTGAGGATCAACCGTTTCCCTTGGCCCAAAGTGCTCAAGATCTCGTACAAACGGAGTAGCTTCTTCATCAAAATCAGGCCGTCGGAG CAAGAACAGTATGAAAGCACCATCGGCTTCAAGCTGCCCAACTACAAAGCCTCGAAGAAGCTGTGGAAAGTCTGCGTCGAGCATCACACCTTCTTCAG GGTTTCGACAGTGGAGCCTCCCTCATCGCGTCGCTTCCTCGTCTTGGGCTCCAAGTTCCGGTACAGCGGTCGCACTCAGGCCCAGACCCGCCAGGCGAGCTCCATGATCGACCGCCCGGCTCCTCGCTTCACACGTTCCGCGAGCAAGAGGCTGTCTCGTAACCTGGACGGAG CTGGAGATGAGACTCTCCAGTTTCTGCAACAACTTTCATCCCCGATCAGGTCTGAGGAGGATGATTGGTCGCTAGTGATAGCGTCGGACAAACCGCAGCCTTCTCTTGATTTCTCAG CCAGAGGGGAGTCTGAGCAGGCTTTCACTCAGTCCTGGGAGGAGGGGCAGTCGGTTCGCACAGTCACAGTAACCTGGCAGAGCTCTGACACTGGGAACATGGCCTCTGAAACCCAGACAGTCAGTCAGCCATGGCAGGAGCTGGCAACTGAtgggcagcagcagaggagaaaggAAGATGAGTGGTCTGAGCTTCTGCACGGACATCCTCCGTTTCCATTTGTCCCTCCCTTTGATTTAGTGAAACAGCCAG CTAAACTCAGCTTGGTAAAAATGAGCTCTATGGACCGACTGTTGCAACCTGCACTGACACAGCAAGATGACTGGTTCCTGTACTTTGACCGAATGTTCCGTTTATCTTCCACTGAGCGCGTTGAAAAACCTACAT TGTCTCCTGTAGCCCAGCtccaggaggaggagcagatcATGTATGTGACAGAACAGGAGCTGATCACTCAGGAGGTCACTGAGAGGATGCAGGAAACTGTGATCTTGGCAGACAAGATGAAAGAGGCAGTAGTTTTGGAAGGGAAGCTGAGAGAAGTGAGGAACTTGGAGGAAAGGCTTGAAGTAATGGATGAGATGGCAGTGAAACTTCGGCTAGCAATAGAGAAAGAATTGGGGAAGGAAGAGGTAGAAAAGTTAATGcaagaagagagagaaatggagCAGGAGCAACAAATGCAAACCAAACGTGTAACACAAACTCTGGTGAGGAAATCTGTGAGGAAGACGGAGACAAAAGAGGGTGAGGTGGATGAACTGGAAGATCAAATAAAGGAGGTGTTTTTAAAAGGCCTGTTGGATGAAGAGGCGGAGGAGGCTGTGGTGAGGCAGGAGAGCGTAGAAGAGGTGACGGGAGACGAGAATCTGTTAGATGATAGCATGAGAGAGAAGCTACGCCAGATAGAAAAGGAATGGCAAGATGAGGTGGAGGAGAAGTTCGGCTCTCCAGATGTTGTCGGCACAACTTCAGTAGTGTCGTTCCAGAAGGTGGAGTGTAAAACTGTGAGGAAGGTGACTATTGTAGAAGATGGAGAGCAGCAAGATGTGCAGGTGCAGTCTGGCGAAACTTCAGAGGAGAGGTTAGAAAAGCAGGACTTATGGCGTAAGACAGACTTAGTAGTGGAGAGGACACTGAAAGAGGCTACAGAGAGGCTTCAGGCTCCAGAATTTGAAGATTTGTGGTTCATTCTTTTTGACCGTCCTCCATACAAGGCTGTTTTCAAACCACCAG TAGTTCCCACCGTGCAGCGAGCTCAGGTGGATGAAGGCGAGTACTTCACTTCAGAGACTGAGATTAAAACACTTGAGGCCAAAACTGAAATTATAATAGAGGAGAAGCAAATAGAAGAGGAAGTGTCGCATGTACCAGAGATCCAACAACCACAGAGCGTCACAGAAAGGGTGGATGATTGGTTTGTGCTGCTGGATGTTATACCCAAAGAAACACCTTATGTACCACCAG TTGTATCGAAGGATAGAGCCAAGATAGACGACGAAAGTTTTATCTCTGTGGCTGCAACTGTGGAAGTTGAAGTGAGTAAAGAAGTAGTAGTTGAAGAGAGAAAGATGATAGAAGAGACCCCAAGATATCTACAAGAAACCCCAGCAGAGCCAGTGGCAATCAGAGATGATGACTGGTTTGTGTTACTGGATGTTCTTCCCAGAGAAGCAACATACGTACCACCAG TTGTTGTTGCAAAGCAGGTGTCTCCAGAAGATCGTGTCTCTCTGATTGAAGTATCAGCTGttcagcagagagaaaaacGAGTGGCGATTGTAGTTACAGAAGCTGAAATACAGCAAAAGCTGAGTGAAAAACAAGTTGTAGCTCCGCTGCAaagtgtgaaagagagagaagatgacTGGTTTGTGCTGCTGGATGTTCCTATTAGAGAATCAGCATTTGAGCCTCCAG ttACCGTTTCTGAGTATGTTGAGCTTTATGAAAGAGAAAGCATCTCTACAGCGGTAGAGTCCACGAGGGAGGTTGTTATCCAAGAGACTGTGGTGCAGAAAAAGGACATAAAGCCTCCCAAGCAAGTTATTCCAGAGCAGCAAATATTCCAGCCAGTGGTAGAGAGAGAGGATGAttggtttctgctgctggatgTTGTTTCCAAAGAGACTTCCTATGTGCCTCCAG TTTCTGTGCCGCTACCAACTAAAATCTATCCAGTTATTTCAACTGAAGTAAAAAGAATAGAGCAGAAGGTTCAGACTGACATTGACCAGATAAGACCGCAGGTTTCCCAGCCACTTCCAGACAGAGATGATGActggtttgttctgtttgatgCTGTTCGTGAAAAGGCAGTCATAGTACCAACAG TTACTCCAGTTAAGATTATTCTGGATGTGAAGAAGGCCTTTGAGGCTGAGGTGACAACCACAGAGACTAGAACGTGGAAGAAGACAATAATTGGTATGGACAGCAGGCAGGACGAGGCACGTCTGTCTGAAATTAGACCGAGCCAAATTGCACCACTATCAGAGAGACAAGGAGGAGATAATTGGTTTATCCTGTTCGACATGATCCGCGAAAAGCCTGTTGTCATGCCACCAG TCACTGTGGTTAGACGTGTTGTTGATGTCGTGACGCCTGCTGAACCGAAACCAAAATTTATCATGGAAGATGTGAGGCCGTCTGTGAAGCTGGTGGAAGTGAAACCACAAGAGTCAAGAAAAGTGGATGATGACTGGTTTGTGCTGCTGGATGTTGCAGCTAAACTTCCAG TGGCTGTGGACGAACATGTCCGAATGTATCCTGAAGTGCAACCAGCTAAAAAGATTGCAGTCAGAGAGCAAAGGGTACAACAGAGAGTCACTATAGTGAAGGAGGTATGGCAGCAGGAGTATGAAATACAGCAGAAACCACATCCAGCAGTGAGAGAGGTGGAGGATGACTGGTTTGTTCTTCTGGATGTGGCTCCTAAGAAATCAG TTGCTGTCGCAGAGCGTATCCAGTTCCCAGCAGCGGTCAGAGCTCCGGCTGCTGTGGCCACAAAGAGGATTACTATTTCTGAGACGAGACCGCAGTTTGAGAAACGGATCCTGGAGGAAAGACGGCCTGTCACACGTACACATGTCAGTGATGATTGGTTTGTTCTGCTAGATGTTGGCCTCAAAGAGTCAG TTGTGAGCACACAGCGGGGCACTCGTCCCGTCAGCGCTCCGGTCTTCTCCCATGCTGCCCTGATGGAGGCAGGCATCCCCATGGCAACTCTGGATCAGCCTCAGACCTCCACCCCAATCAAAACCAGCATGGAGGAGAGGAAACTGGAAGTCACCGTAGAAGCTGTGGAGCCTTCAAAGATCGAAGCTGAGGTCAAG CCAGCAGTGTGGAGGGACCAGAGAGGCTCTTCACTGATATCCGCCGTCAATGGGGACATTCAG CACGAGATGACGAGCTCGGAGGTGGTGCGAATGCGAAAG GAGTTCGATAAGCCTCAGGAGGACCTGCTCAGGCATCACGCCAGCATCAGTGAGCTGAAGAGGAACTTCATGGAGGCCGTCCCGGAGACAAGGCCGAGCGAGTGGGATAAGCGTCTGTCCACGCACTCCCCGTTCCGCACTCTGGGCATCAATGGCCAGCCTCTGCCCAGTGCAGACGGG